A region of [Bacteroides] pectinophilus DNA encodes the following proteins:
- a CDS encoding phosphoribosylformylglycinamidine synthase, giving the protein MSSVRRVYVEKKAPYAVKAKELADEIRGYLGVETVTDVRVLIRYDIENLSDDTYNKALTTVFSEPPVDNVYEMTFESGADDFIYSVEFLPGQFDQRADSAEQCVKFFNAEEKPVIKSATTYVISGKLTDEQKEQIMGLCINPVDSRKADEAVPETLITKFAVPADVKVFDGFKDMPEGELKKLYDSLGLAMTFKDFLHIQNYFHDEEHRDPTMTEIRVLDTYWSDHCRHTTFSTELTDVTFKDGYYRKPMEATYNQYLADRAQIFKGRKDKFVCLMDLALMAMRKLKAEGKLADQEESDEINACSIVVPVEVDGKTEEWLVNFKNETHNHPTEIEPFGGAATCLGGAIRDPLSGRTYVYQAMRVTGAADPTVPMSETLHGKLPQKKLVTGAANGYSSYGNQIGLATGYVKEIYHPDYVAKRMEIGAVMGAAPRRAVIRETSDPGDIIILLGGRTGRDGCGGATGSSKVHTEKSIETCGAEVQKGNAPTERKIQRLFRREEVSCLIKKCNDFGAGGVSVAIGELADGLKVDLDKVPKKYEGLDGTELAISESQERMAVVVAPKDVKKFLEYAAEENLEAVEVAVVTESPRLVLSWRGKDIVNISRAFLDTNGAHQETKVLVDIPEKKGDEVLDDKSFTECEEKNIEADVKAKWLKTLNDLNVCSQKGLVERFDSSIGAGSVYMPYGGKYQLTEVQTMVAKLPVLKGTCDTVTMMSYGFDPYLSSWSPYHGAIYAVIESVAKIVAAGGDFNKIRFTYQEYFRRMTEDPSRWSQPFAALLGAYNAQLGFGLPSIGGKDSMSGTFNEIDVPPTLVSFAVDVAKEADIITPELKAAGNKLVMFRIARDEYDLPDYDQIKKLYNAVHDMIQNKTIVSAYVPDRTGIVAAVSKMAFGNKLGVAFNSELKAAQLFSPEFGCIIAEVPADKLGSVTESYTLVGEVNDSAAFTYGNVTVTMDEALKAWTEKLDKVFPAKAAKSDSAVVETKLYDTKDIHICKNKVAKPTVFIPVFPGTNCEYDSTKAFERAGANVIVKVFRNLDAQGIRDSVDEFTKAIDQSQIIMFPGGFSAGDEPDGSAKFFATAFRNAKMKEAVQKLLDERDGLALGICNGFQALIKLGLVPEGKIVGQNADSPTLTFNTINRHISRMVYTKVVTNKSPWLAGAELGGVYVTPASHGEGRFVAPKEWIDKLFANGQVATQYCDPEGNVTMDSEWNVNGSYMAIEGITSPDGRCLGKMAHVERRGRSVAINIYGEQDLKIFESGVKYFQ; this is encoded by the coding sequence ATGAGTAGCGTAAGAAGAGTTTATGTTGAAAAGAAGGCACCATATGCCGTCAAAGCCAAGGAACTCGCTGATGAGATAAGGGGTTATCTTGGAGTTGAAACTGTAACAGACGTAAGAGTACTGATTCGTTATGATATTGAGAATCTGTCAGATGATACTTACAATAAGGCACTTACAACTGTATTTTCAGAGCCGCCTGTAGATAATGTATATGAGATGACATTTGAGTCGGGCGCAGATGATTTTATCTATTCCGTAGAGTTCCTTCCGGGACAGTTTGACCAGAGAGCGGATTCGGCAGAACAGTGTGTTAAGTTCTTTAATGCGGAAGAAAAGCCTGTAATCAAGTCTGCTACAACATATGTAATCAGTGGTAAGCTTACAGATGAGCAGAAGGAACAGATTATGGGACTCTGTATCAACCCTGTAGATTCACGTAAGGCAGATGAGGCAGTCCCTGAGACTCTTATCACTAAGTTTGCAGTACCGGCAGATGTCAAGGTGTTTGACGGATTCAAGGATATGCCTGAGGGTGAGCTTAAGAAGCTTTATGATTCACTCGGACTTGCAATGACATTCAAGGATTTCCTTCATATACAGAATTATTTTCATGATGAGGAACACAGAGATCCTACTATGACGGAGATTCGTGTATTGGATACATACTGGTCAGATCACTGCCGTCATACAACATTTTCAACAGAACTCACAGACGTTACTTTTAAGGACGGCTATTACAGAAAGCCTATGGAGGCTACATATAATCAGTATCTTGCTGACCGTGCACAGATTTTCAAGGGACGTAAGGATAAGTTCGTATGTCTTATGGATCTTGCACTTATGGCAATGCGTAAGCTTAAGGCAGAGGGTAAGCTCGCAGATCAGGAGGAATCAGACGAGATTAATGCATGCAGTATCGTGGTACCTGTAGAGGTTGACGGTAAGACAGAGGAATGGCTTGTTAATTTCAAGAATGAGACACATAACCATCCTACTGAGATTGAGCCGTTCGGTGGTGCTGCAACATGCCTTGGCGGTGCAATCCGTGACCCATTGTCGGGACGTACATATGTATATCAGGCTATGCGTGTTACAGGTGCCGCTGATCCTACGGTTCCTATGTCAGAGACGCTTCACGGCAAGCTCCCACAGAAGAAGCTTGTTACAGGCGCTGCTAACGGCTACAGCTCATATGGTAACCAGATTGGACTTGCGACAGGCTATGTTAAGGAGATTTATCATCCGGATTATGTTGCAAAGAGAATGGAAATCGGTGCTGTTATGGGTGCTGCTCCAAGACGTGCAGTCATCCGTGAGACATCAGATCCGGGCGATATCATAATCCTTCTCGGCGGACGTACCGGACGTGACGGCTGCGGCGGTGCTACAGGTTCATCCAAGGTACACACAGAGAAGTCTATTGAGACATGCGGTGCTGAGGTTCAGAAGGGTAATGCACCTACAGAGCGTAAGATTCAGAGACTTTTCAGAAGAGAAGAGGTAAGCTGCCTTATAAAGAAATGTAATGACTTCGGTGCAGGCGGTGTATCGGTTGCAATCGGTGAGCTTGCAGACGGTCTTAAGGTTGACCTTGATAAGGTTCCTAAGAAGTATGAAGGTCTTGACGGAACTGAGCTTGCTATCTCTGAGTCACAGGAGAGAATGGCAGTTGTAGTTGCACCTAAGGATGTTAAGAAGTTCCTTGAATATGCTGCGGAAGAGAACCTTGAAGCAGTTGAGGTTGCTGTAGTAACTGAATCACCAAGACTTGTTCTTAGCTGGAGAGGCAAGGACATCGTTAATATTTCAAGAGCATTTCTTGATACAAACGGAGCACATCAGGAGACTAAGGTACTCGTTGATATCCCTGAGAAGAAGGGTGATGAGGTGCTTGATGATAAGAGCTTTACTGAGTGTGAAGAGAAGAATATAGAGGCAGATGTTAAGGCTAAGTGGCTTAAGACACTTAATGATCTTAATGTATGTTCACAGAAGGGACTTGTAGAACGATTCGATTCATCAATCGGTGCAGGTTCAGTATATATGCCATATGGCGGTAAGTACCAGCTCACTGAGGTACAGACAATGGTAGCGAAGCTTCCTGTACTTAAGGGAACATGTGATACAGTAACTATGATGAGCTACGGATTCGATCCATATCTCTCATCATGGAGCCCATACCACGGTGCAATCTATGCGGTTATCGAATCAGTTGCCAAGATTGTTGCCGCAGGCGGTGATTTTAATAAGATTCGTTTTACATATCAGGAATATTTCAGAAGAATGACAGAAGATCCTTCACGCTGGAGCCAGCCATTTGCCGCACTTCTCGGTGCTTATAATGCGCAGCTCGGCTTTGGACTTCCATCTATCGGTGGTAAGGATTCAATGTCAGGAACATTCAATGAGATAGATGTTCCGCCTACACTCGTTTCATTTGCCGTAGATGTTGCAAAGGAGGCAGATATAATTACTCCTGAGCTTAAGGCAGCAGGCAATAAGCTTGTTATGTTCAGAATTGCCAGGGATGAGTATGACCTTCCTGATTATGATCAGATTAAGAAGCTCTATAATGCAGTCCATGACATGATTCAGAATAAGACAATCGTGTCAGCTTATGTTCCGGACAGAACAGGTATTGTTGCAGCAGTCAGCAAGATGGCATTCGGTAATAAGCTCGGAGTTGCATTTAACAGTGAGCTTAAGGCTGCACAGTTATTCTCACCTGAGTTTGGATGCATTATAGCTGAGGTTCCTGCTGATAAGCTTGGCAGTGTAACAGAGAGCTATACACTTGTGGGTGAAGTTAATGATTCAGCAGCATTTACATACGGTAATGTAACTGTAACTATGGATGAAGCCCTTAAGGCATGGACAGAGAAGCTTGATAAAGTATTCCCTGCCAAGGCAGCAAAGAGTGATTCAGCAGTCGTAGAGACAAAGCTTTACGATACAAAGGATATCCATATCTGCAAGAATAAGGTAGCAAAGCCTACAGTATTTATTCCGGTATTTCCGGGTACTAACTGCGAATATGACAGCACTAAGGCATTCGAGAGAGCCGGTGCCAATGTTATCGTAAAGGTATTCAGGAATCTTGATGCACAGGGAATCAGAGATTCTGTTGATGAGTTCACAAAGGCAATTGACCAGTCACAGATTATTATGTTCCCGGGAGGATTCTCAGCCGGTGATGAGCCTGATGGTTCAGCCAAGTTCTTTGCAACTGCATTCCGTAATGCAAAGATGAAGGAAGCTGTACAGAAGCTGCTTGATGAGAGAGACGGACTTGCACTTGGTATCTGTAACGGATTCCAGGCGCTGATTAAGCTTGGTCTTGTGCCTGAAGGTAAGATTGTCGGACAGAATGCCGATTCTCCTACACTTACGTTCAACACAATCAACCGCCATATATCAAGAATGGTATATACAAAGGTTGTTACCAACAAGTCACCTTGGCTTGCCGGTGCAGAACTTGGCGGAGTTTATGTAACTCCTGCATCACACGGGGAAGGACGCTTTGTTGCTCCTAAGGAATGGATTGACAAGCTCTTTGCCAACGGACAGGTTGCTACACAGTACTGTGATCCTGAAGGCAATGTTACTATGGACAGCGAGTGGAATGTCAACGGCTCATACATGGCTATCGAGGGTATTACAAGTCCTGACGGACGCTGCCTTGGTAAGATGGCGCATGTTGAGAGACGCGGCAGAAGCGTTGCAATCAATATCTATGGTGAGCAGGATCTTAAGATATTTGAGTCAGGTGTTAAGTATTTCCAGTAG
- a CDS encoding M14 family metallopeptidase, with protein MHKEVLFSVEGLYREDNEITGYRFGHGEKAACIIGAMRGNELQQLYICSQLIRTLKTLEEHGAISHNKEILVVPTVNMYGINVEKRFWPIDNVDINRCFPGGMNADSPKRIAKALFDSVQGYSYGIQFASFYMPGDFIPHVRMMETGFQSPSLANLFGLQYVVTRKPKPMDTVTLNYSWQMNGTNAFSIYTNATDTVDEKSARQAVSAVLRFLTRMGIVKYNNHSGYIASVIEEHELMPVKSDTAGFYKRLKEPGDPVYHGDVIAQVTDPYEGEVIREITSPTDGIIFFAHTAPMVMENAVIYKIIRRMHE; from the coding sequence ATGCATAAAGAAGTTTTGTTTTCGGTAGAGGGACTTTACCGTGAAGATAATGAGATAACAGGATACAGATTCGGGCATGGAGAGAAGGCTGCATGTATAATAGGGGCAATGAGAGGCAATGAGCTTCAGCAGCTTTATATATGCTCGCAGCTTATCAGGACACTTAAGACGCTTGAGGAGCATGGTGCCATATCACATAATAAGGAGATACTTGTTGTTCCTACAGTTAATATGTACGGAATTAATGTTGAAAAGCGTTTCTGGCCGATTGATAATGTTGATATCAACAGATGCTTTCCGGGTGGCATGAACGCGGATTCTCCAAAGAGGATAGCAAAGGCATTATTTGACAGTGTACAGGGGTACAGCTACGGCATACAGTTTGCATCATTTTATATGCCGGGAGATTTTATCCCCCATGTAAGAATGATGGAGACAGGCTTTCAGAGTCCAAGTCTTGCCAATCTGTTTGGATTACAGTATGTTGTAACGCGTAAGCCGAAGCCGATGGACACAGTCACACTCAATTACAGCTGGCAGATGAATGGCACGAATGCATTTTCGATATATACCAATGCAACGGACACAGTTGATGAAAAGTCAGCAAGACAGGCTGTGTCAGCTGTGCTTCGATTCCTTACAAGAATGGGAATTGTCAAATATAACAATCACAGCGGTTATATAGCAAGCGTGATAGAGGAGCATGAGCTTATGCCTGTCAAGTCTGATACGGCAGGTTTTTATAAAAGGCTCAAGGAACCGGGGGATCCGGTGTATCACGGAGATGTGATTGCACAGGTAACGGATCCGTACGAGGGAGAGGTAATCAGAGAGATAACGTCGCCTACGGACGGAATTATATTCTTTGCACATACGGCACCGATGGTAATGGAGAATGCAGTCATATACAAAATTATCAGAAGGATGCACGAATAA
- a CDS encoding M14 family metallopeptidase, with the protein MINEVVSVKMPVKEKIRILKNHFEPENATGREARLSLVTGIHGDELDGQYVCYEVIRQIKAHPELLTGTVDVYPCINPLGMDMGARGIPMFDLDMNRVFPGDNNGAMAEYVAAEVVNDIIGSDLCIDVHSSNVYIKEAPQVRLNEDCADKLLPYAKIMNADFVWVYSSITVREATLAYSLNKLGVPTLVTEMGVGLRINNAYCRQLIDGIFNIMIELGIWQGERPAVKEPIMSTEGQVDFIHAEHAGLFVSALGEQMGHIKKGERIGDIISPVDGEILQEIISPADGIVFSLRENPVIYKGTLLARVYAVR; encoded by the coding sequence ATGATTAATGAAGTTGTTTCGGTTAAGATGCCGGTAAAAGAAAAAATCAGAATACTTAAGAATCATTTTGAACCGGAGAATGCTACCGGGAGAGAAGCGAGGCTTTCACTTGTTACAGGCATTCATGGTGATGAACTTGACGGACAGTATGTGTGTTATGAAGTAATAAGACAGATTAAGGCACATCCTGAACTGCTTACTGGAACGGTTGACGTGTATCCGTGCATTAACCCTCTCGGAATGGACATGGGAGCGAGAGGAATTCCGATGTTTGACCTTGATATGAACAGGGTATTTCCGGGAGATAATAATGGTGCAATGGCTGAATATGTTGCGGCAGAGGTTGTCAATGACATAATAGGAAGTGATCTGTGCATTGATGTACATTCAAGTAACGTATATATAAAAGAGGCACCGCAGGTACGACTTAATGAAGACTGTGCGGACAAGCTTCTTCCGTATGCCAAGATTATGAATGCGGATTTTGTATGGGTATATTCATCAATTACGGTACGTGAGGCAACACTTGCATACAGCCTTAACAAGCTTGGTGTTCCGACACTTGTAACAGAGATGGGAGTCGGATTAAGAATAAATAATGCATATTGCAGACAACTCATAGACGGAATATTTAATATAATGATAGAGCTCGGAATATGGCAGGGAGAAAGACCGGCGGTTAAGGAGCCTATAATGTCAACAGAAGGACAGGTGGATTTTATACATGCTGAGCATGCCGGACTCTTTGTATCAGCTCTCGGTGAGCAGATGGGACACATTAAAAAAGGAGAACGGATAGGTGATATAATAAGTCCTGTTGATGGAGAGATTCTTCAGGAGATAATATCGCCGGCTGACGGAATTGTATTTTCGTTAAGAGAGAATCCGGTCATTTACAAAGGAACACTTCTTGCACGTGTATATGCAGTGCGTTAG
- a CDS encoding ATP-dependent DNA helicase — protein sequence MYVIKDGAIRISVRNLVEFVYNSGDIDNRTGSSQDVARMQEGARIHRAIQKKSGADYAAEVPFKINIPVHDSYIIALEGRADGVISSGDEENPDVCIDEIKTVTGDVGRVKEPVYVHKAQAMCYAYICACEMELERIRVRMTYCSIDDEAVKYFYEDFSFDEIEKWFDGLIEEFSKWTDFVFEERDKRNASIKGLKFPFPYRPGQKELAASVYRACASGSNLYIEAPTGTGKTISTIYPAVMAVGEGHGDKIFYLTAKTITRTVAEQTYGILREGGLHYRTVTLTARDKVCILEERNCNPDACPYAKGHFDRVNDAVYDVITHETAITRDIIVKYAALHNVCPFELSLDISLWCDGIICDYNYVFDPNVRLKRFFADGMSGGYIFLVDEAHNLVDRGRSMYSAAVVKEDFLEARKYVKGIDKGLASALDKCNKDMLEFKRECGDYNVISSVSAFAMHLERAYSMLQKFLDKNRQNPHIDYRERLMEIFLSIRHFLNMHDLLTDKYVIYTEHDSQGQFFVRLFCVDPSDNLNSCIEQGICAVLFSATLLPVRYFKEMLTGKADDMAVYAKSSFDTDMRRIIVGRDVSSRYSRRGDAEYRKIAEYIFAVTDAKRGNYMVFFPSYGFMQSVLKVIYDMTDEGCFPDEFEQSIMCQDSSMNEEGRENFLKAFDNGAGDAVTGFCVMGGIFSEGINLKNEQLIGAVIVGAGLPMVCTEQKLLQEYFDDSGKNGFDYAYVYPGMNKVMQAAGRVIRTEEDRGVIALLDERFLYREYRDIFPREWNNYIAVRKEQAAQTLREFWESV from the coding sequence ATGTATGTCATTAAAGATGGTGCAATCAGGATATCGGTAAGAAATCTTGTTGAATTCGTGTATAACAGCGGAGATATTGATAACAGGACAGGCTCCTCGCAGGATGTTGCAAGAATGCAGGAGGGCGCCAGAATACACCGGGCGATACAGAAGAAGTCCGGTGCGGATTATGCTGCCGAGGTTCCTTTTAAGATAAATATACCGGTGCATGATTCGTATATAATAGCTCTTGAAGGCAGGGCTGACGGCGTTATATCATCAGGCGATGAAGAGAATCCCGATGTGTGCATCGATGAGATTAAGACTGTGACCGGCGATGTAGGCAGGGTTAAGGAGCCGGTATATGTGCATAAGGCGCAGGCCATGTGCTACGCGTATATCTGTGCATGCGAGATGGAGCTTGAACGTATCCGCGTAAGAATGACATACTGCAGCATTGATGATGAAGCGGTTAAATATTTTTATGAGGATTTTTCATTTGATGAGATTGAAAAATGGTTCGACGGGCTTATAGAAGAATTCTCAAAATGGACGGATTTTGTATTTGAGGAGAGGGATAAGCGCAATGCTTCGATAAAGGGGCTTAAGTTTCCGTTTCCATACAGACCGGGACAGAAGGAGCTTGCGGCAAGCGTGTACAGGGCATGTGCGTCAGGCAGCAATCTTTATATAGAAGCTCCGACCGGAACAGGCAAGACGATATCCACGATATATCCGGCTGTTATGGCGGTCGGTGAAGGGCATGGGGACAAGATATTTTATCTTACGGCTAAGACGATAACAAGAACCGTTGCTGAACAGACATACGGAATACTGCGTGAGGGCGGGCTTCATTACAGGACTGTCACGCTTACTGCAAGGGATAAGGTGTGCATACTTGAGGAGCGCAACTGCAATCCTGATGCGTGTCCGTATGCAAAGGGACATTTTGACCGTGTAAATGATGCTGTTTATGATGTCATTACGCATGAGACGGCCATAACGCGTGACATTATCGTAAAATACGCTGCATTGCACAATGTATGCCCGTTTGAGCTGTCTCTTGATATATCGCTGTGGTGTGACGGAATTATATGTGATTACAACTATGTATTTGATCCTAATGTAAGACTGAAGCGTTTCTTTGCGGACGGAATGAGCGGCGGATATATATTTCTTGTGGATGAGGCACACAACCTTGTTGACAGGGGAAGAAGCATGTACAGTGCTGCGGTTGTGAAAGAGGATTTCCTTGAGGCACGCAAATATGTAAAAGGAATCGATAAAGGGCTTGCCTCGGCCCTCGATAAATGCAACAAAGACATGCTTGAATTTAAAAGGGAATGCGGGGATTACAATGTAATCAGCAGCGTGTCGGCATTTGCAATGCATCTTGAACGGGCATATTCGATGCTGCAGAAGTTCCTCGATAAAAACAGGCAGAATCCGCATATTGATTACAGGGAACGCCTGATGGAGATATTTCTTTCAATCAGGCATTTTCTTAATATGCATGATCTGCTGACCGATAAATATGTGATATATACGGAGCATGATTCACAGGGGCAGTTCTTTGTCAGGCTGTTCTGCGTTGACCCTTCGGATAATCTTAATTCATGTATAGAGCAGGGAATATGCGCCGTGCTGTTCTCGGCAACGCTTCTTCCGGTCAGATATTTCAAGGAAATGCTTACCGGCAAGGCTGACGATATGGCGGTATACGCAAAATCTTCATTTGATACCGATATGCGCCGTATAATTGTTGGACGTGATGTGAGCAGCAGATATTCAAGACGAGGTGATGCTGAGTACAGAAAAATTGCGGAATATATATTTGCAGTTACAGACGCGAAACGCGGTAATTATATGGTGTTCTTTCCATCATACGGCTTTATGCAGTCGGTACTTAAGGTTATATATGATATGACTGACGAGGGCTGCTTCCCTGATGAATTTGAACAAAGCATAATGTGTCAGGATTCATCAATGAACGAGGAGGGACGCGAGAACTTCCTGAAGGCATTTGACAACGGAGCCGGTGATGCCGTGACAGGCTTCTGTGTTATGGGCGGCATATTCTCGGAGGGAATAAACCTGAAGAACGAGCAGCTTATAGGCGCAGTAATAGTCGGCGCGGGACTTCCGATGGTATGTACAGAGCAGAAGCTCTTGCAGGAGTATTTTGACGATTCCGGCAAAAACGGTTTCGACTATGCATATGTATATCCCGGCATGAATAAGGTCATGCAGGCAGCGGGACGCGTCATCCGCACAGAAGAAGACAGAGGAGTCATAGCCCTGCTCGACGAACGCTTCCTGTACAGAGAATACCGTGACATATTCCCAAGAGAATGGAATAATTACATTGCTGTCCGCAAAGAGCAGGCAGCGCAGACACTTCGTGAATTCTGGGAGAGCGTATGA
- a CDS encoding aminotransferase class I/II-fold pyridoxal phosphate-dependent enzyme, which yields MRELSERTSEFTDSVIRRMTRIANRYGAVNLSQGFPDFDPPKAMTDRLAQVAAEGPHQYALTWGAQNFREALADKYEHFSGIKVDPDSEIVVTCGSTEAMMASMMSVVNPGDKVVIFSPFYENYGADTILSGAQPIYVPLVPPAFDFDAELLEDAFRQGAKALILCNPSNPCGKVFTYDELKIIADLAIKYDAYVITDEVYEHIVYAPNKHIYMASLPGMRERTIVCNSLSKTYSITGWRLGYVIANPQVIDRVKKVHDFLTVGAAAPLMEAAVTGLKFGDDYYEGLAAHYTHMKELFCGGLKNLGFTFTEPQGAYYVLMDVSEFGVKDDVKFCEWMTEHVGVAAVPGSSFFREDVHNLIRFHFAKKDETLNAALDNLATLRAKADGFKE from the coding sequence ATGAGAGAATTAAGTGAAAGAACATCTGAATTTACTGACTCAGTAATAAGAAGAATGACAAGGATTGCCAACAGGTACGGTGCGGTGAATCTTTCACAGGGATTTCCTGACTTTGACCCGCCGAAGGCTATGACGGACAGGCTTGCGCAGGTTGCGGCAGAAGGTCCTCATCAGTATGCACTTACATGGGGCGCGCAGAATTTCAGGGAAGCACTTGCTGATAAATATGAGCATTTTTCAGGGATAAAGGTCGACCCGGACAGCGAGATTGTTGTCACATGCGGAAGTACGGAAGCTATGATGGCATCTATGATGTCGGTGGTTAATCCGGGAGATAAGGTGGTAATATTCTCACCGTTTTATGAGAATTACGGGGCTGATACGATTCTGTCAGGAGCACAGCCGATATATGTACCGCTTGTTCCGCCGGCATTTGATTTTGACGCGGAGCTTCTTGAGGATGCATTCAGACAGGGTGCAAAGGCACTTATACTGTGTAATCCTTCCAATCCGTGCGGCAAGGTATTTACATATGACGAGCTTAAGATAATTGCAGATCTTGCGATAAAGTATGATGCATATGTCATCACGGATGAGGTGTATGAGCATATAGTATATGCACCCAATAAGCACATTTACATGGCATCGCTTCCGGGCATGAGGGAGAGGACGATAGTATGTAATTCCCTTTCAAAGACATACTCGATTACAGGCTGGAGACTTGGTTATGTTATTGCCAATCCACAGGTTATTGACCGTGTCAAAAAGGTTCATGATTTCCTTACTGTCGGAGCGGCAGCACCGCTTATGGAGGCTGCGGTTACGGGACTTAAGTTCGGTGATGATTATTATGAAGGGCTTGCCGCGCATTATACACATATGAAGGAGTTGTTCTGCGGCGGCCTTAAGAATCTCGGATTTACATTTACAGAGCCGCAGGGTGCGTACTATGTGCTTATGGATGTGTCGGAATTCGGCGTAAAGGATGATGTTAAGTTCTGCGAATGGATGACTGAGCATGTGGGAGTGGCAGCAGTTCCCGGCTCAAGCTTCTTCAGGGAGGATGTACATAACCTTATAAGATTCCATTTTGCAAAGAAGGACGAGACGCTTAATGCGGCACTTGATAATCTTGCAACACTGAGGGCAAAGGCTGATGGCTTCAAAGAGTGA
- a CDS encoding DegV family protein, with translation MNKKVKIISDSTCDLSKELVQRYDIDILPLHILLGDKEYEDGVITPDEIFAWSDDNKTTPKTSAPAITEAVELMRPYVEEGREIVCFSISESMSTSGNVMRLAAGELDADELVTVIDSANLSTGIGLLVIEAAIMADKGCSASEIKARMEELKPYVRASFVVDTLTYLYRGGRCSAVAAMAGSVLKLHPRIVVENGAMDAAKKYRGKLSSVIMSYTKDMEEQLKNARPDRVFITHSGCDRQIVDNVREYLESLGIFDEILETRAGGVISSHCGPGTLGVLFIAG, from the coding sequence ATGAATAAAAAGGTAAAGATTATCTCAGACAGCACTTGTGATCTTTCCAAGGAGCTTGTTCAGAGATACGATATAGACATCCTGCCGCTTCATATTCTTCTTGGAGATAAGGAATATGAGGACGGTGTGATTACGCCGGATGAGATATTTGCATGGTCAGATGACAATAAGACAACACCTAAGACATCAGCGCCTGCGATAACTGAAGCAGTGGAGCTGATGAGGCCGTATGTTGAAGAAGGAAGAGAGATTGTATGCTTTTCCATATCTGAGAGCATGTCTACATCAGGCAATGTTATGAGGCTTGCGGCAGGTGAACTTGATGCGGATGAGCTTGTGACGGTTATTGATTCGGCTAATCTTTCAACCGGAATAGGGCTTCTTGTGATAGAGGCTGCAATTATGGCTGATAAGGGCTGCAGTGCGTCAGAGATAAAGGCAAGGATGGAGGAACTTAAGCCATATGTGCGTGCAAGCTTTGTAGTGGATACTCTTACATATCTGTACAGAGGCGGCAGGTGCAGTGCGGTTGCGGCAATGGCAGGAAGTGTGCTTAAGCTTCACCCAAGGATAGTTGTGGAGAATGGTGCTATGGATGCGGCTAAAAAATACAGAGGAAAGCTGTCATCTGTGATAATGTCTTATACAAAGGATATGGAAGAACAGCTTAAAAATGCACGTCCTGACAGAGTATTCATAACACATTCGGGCTGTGACAGGCAGATTGTGGATAATGTACGCGAATACCTTGAATCATTGGGGATATTTGATGAGATATTAGAGACAAGAGCAGGCGGAGTTATATCAAGCCATTGCGGACCGGGAACGCTTGGTGTGCTTTTTATAGCCGGATAG